One genomic window of Quercus lobata isolate SW786 chromosome 9, ValleyOak3.0 Primary Assembly, whole genome shotgun sequence includes the following:
- the LOC115961375 gene encoding uncharacterized protein LOC115961375, whose amino-acid sequence MSHALRKATQSPFSDDIERAPMPNRFTRPPFNSYDGKTDSVEHVSHYIQMMSLHTHNDALMCKVFPSSLGPTALRWFNGLQKGSIHSFAELIQEFGVRYANRYSEIYNKIAGSNEKITASTFRMGLPEDSRLRESLTKKPPEGMRQLMRRIEEYKCLEDDRL is encoded by the exons ATGAGCCACGCCTTACGTAAAGCTACTCAGTCACCATTCTCAGATGACATTGAACGGGCCCCAATGCCGAATAGGTTCACTCGACCACCATTTAATTCCTATGATGGGAAAACAGACTCGGTGGAGCACGTCAGCCATTACATCCAAATGATGTCTCTGCATACTCACAATGATGCgctgatgtgtaaggtatttcCCTCAAGCCTTGGGCCCACAGCATTGAGATGGTTTAATGGGTTACAGAAGGGTTCCATTCACAGTTTTGCCGAGTTAATCCAAGAATTCGGTGTTCG TTATGCCAACCGGTATTCGGAGATTTACAATAAGATAGCTGGAAGCAATGAAAAGATTACGGCGAGCACCTTTAGGATGGGGCTCCCCGAGGACTCCAGACTACGGGAATCACTAACAAAGAAGCCTCCCGAGGGTATGAGGCAGCTAATGAGGCGCATTGAGGAGTACAAATGTCTTGAAGATGATCGGCTATAG
- the LOC115960719 gene encoding uncharacterized protein LOC115960719, translating to MANCFAPPVHISGIGGSQLNARELWSTKSNSFGKSPKLIIQRKSNRVGTNRKLCVRAEYNDGSRGGGGDFFAGFLLGGAVFGTLAYVFAPQIRRSLLNEDEYGFRKAKRPIYYDEGLERTRQTLNEKISQLNSAIDNVSSRLRGNNKMPKVPVENDPEVEATI from the exons atggCGAACTGTTTTGCTCCTCCAGTACATATCTCAG GCATAGGTGGATCGCAACTCAATGCACGTGAGCTTTGGTCCACAAAATCCAATTCATTTGGGAAATCGCCCAAACTGATAATTCAAAGGAAATCGAACCGAGTTGGAACTAATCGCAAGCTGTGTGTTCGTGCTGAATACAA TGATGGCAGCAGAGGTGGTGGCGGTGATTTTTTTGCTGGTTTTCTTCTAGGTGGTGCTGTGTTTGGTACTTTAGCTTATGTTTTTGCTCCTCAG ATCAGAAGGTCACTGCTAAATGAAGATGAATATGGGTTCCGGAAGGCCAAGCGACCAATATATTATGATGAAGGCTTGGAG AGAACTCGTCAGACCTTGAATGAAAAGATAAGCCAACTCAATTCAGCCATTGACAATGTATCTTCACGTTTGAGAGGTAACAATAAGATGCCTAAGGTGCCAGTTGAAAATGATCCTGAAGTGGAAGCTACAATATGA